CGGTCATCGAGGTGGGCAAGGTCTGCGGATCGACCGCCTGGACGTTCTGTATCTACGGAATTCACAATTGGCTGGCCGGATTGTTCCCCGAGAAGCTGCAGGACGAGATGTTCGGCTCGGTGCCCGCCGGCTCTCCCTTGCTGTTTCCCGGCAGCTGGTCGCCCTCCGGTGTGGCCACCCCCGTCGACGGCGGCTACAAGATAAGTGGGCGTTGGCAGTTCGGTAGTGGTGTGTGGCACTCGTCGTGGGCTTCCGTGGCGGCGATCGTGCAACACGAGGAGCCGCCGAAGTACCCCGATCTGCGCACCTTCATGATCCCCCGATCAGATCTGGAGGTCATCGACACCTGGTTCACTTCCGGCTTGCGGGGCACCGGAAGTATGGACATTGCCGTCGATGACGTCTTCGTTCCCGAACACCGAGTGCAGGAGTTCGGTCCGCTGGCACGCGGGCAGTCGCCGTCCGCGGAGCTGCACGGCGCCGCCATTTACCGCATACCGCTGTTCTGTGCCCTCTCCAATGTCGCCGCCGCGCCTGCGGTGGGTATGGCCTTGGGCACTGTGGAGCTGTTCACCGAGAAGATCAAGACCAGGGTGATGCGGTATTCGATGCAGGAACAGTCCAAGCTCGCCACCGCACATCGCCGTATGGGACATGTTGCTGCGCAAGCGGAGTCCGCTCGCGCGCTGCTGTTGAAGACGGTGCGGGATGTGGAGGACAAGCTGCGTTCAGGCGAGGGGCTGACCACCGAGGACCGGGTGGCCGTGCGCCGTAACTGTGCCTACGTGGTGGAGGTCTGCAAGCAGGCGATCGCCGAAGCTGTCGAGGCATCCGGGGCTTCGGCCCAGTACGAGGATTCACCGTTGCAGAGGCACCTGCGCGACGTGAACACGTTGTCCACACACGTTGTCTACGACACGGATTCGGCCTACGAATTGTTTGGGCGGGTGGCGCTTGGGCTCCCGCCCGGCTCTGTCGCGTTCTGATAGCCGCCAAACGATGAGCACCGATGTCCCCGAACTCGCCGGATTGCGCTGCGAACGCGATGATCGCGTTGTCACCGTTCTGATTGACCACGGGCCGCTCAATCTTCTCGACGGGCCACTCATGTCGAGCCTGTCACGCCTGGCCCGATGGCTCGCCGATCGAGACGACGTGACGGTGGTGCTGTTCGGCAGCGCCAACCCGGAGTTCTTCATCGCCCACTTGAATGTTGAGATTCTGCAAACCGACTCGGCACGCACGGCCGAGTCGGTCGAATCCTTTCAACGGCTGGTCGGCAGGTTCCGTGCACTGCGGCAGGCGACCATCGCCCTGGTGGAGGGCCGGGTAGCGGGTGGGGGCAGTGAGTTTCTGCTGAACCTGGACATGCGCTTCGCGGTACGTGGCCGGGCCATCTTCAATCAAGTGGAGACGGGGTTGGGCATCGTCCCGGCCGGCTCGGGCCCGCAGCACCTGGTCCAGAGCATGGGGCGAGCGCGCGCACTCGAGGTGATTTTGGGTCACGACGATTTCGGTGCGGACCTGGCGGAGCGATACGGCTGGGTGAACCGTGCCCTGGACCCCGATGAGGGGTGGCGGTTCGTGAATCGGCTCGCCCGGCGTATCGCAGTCAATCCGCTCGCGTTGATCGCGGGTGCCAAGAGTACGGTCGATGCACAGGCGACGGACCTGGAACCGGGATTGGCCGCCGAGCGCGCAGCCATTGTCGAGGCATTCGCCGACGAACACAGCACCCACCGCATTGCGCGCTTCCTGCGGCATGGCGGCCAGACCGTGGAAGGCGAACGTAGCCTGGGCGATCTGGTGGGTGACCCCTAGACTGCGACTACGACCAGTAGTAGAACCAAATAGTAGCGAGGGAGAACTCATGGGTCAGGTCAGTGCGTCCAGTTCGGTGTTGATCGACGCGGCGCCCGAGGCAGTGCTCGCCGCGGTAGCCGACTACCAGAATGTGCGCCCGAAGATCTTGTCCGGCCATTACCGCGATTACCAGGTCCTCGAAGGCGGTCAGGGTGAGGGCACCGTCGCATCCTGGAAGCTGCAGGCCACCGAGTCGCGCGTGCGAGACATCAAGTCCACTGTGAGCGTGGCCGGCCACACCGTCATCGAGAAGGACGCCAACTCCACCCTGGTGACCAGCTGGACCGTGGCGCCCGCCGGAACCGGCTCCACCGTTACCACCAAGACCGCGTGGACCGGTGGCGGCGGCATCAAGGGCTTCTTCGAGAGGACCTTCGCGCCGTTGGGGCTCAAGAAGATTCAGGCCGAGGTGCTGGCCAACCTGAAGAAGACCGTGGAGGGTTCGGCGGCCTAACCGCCGGGTGCTGGTGCCGCCGCCGGGTCAACCCCCGGCGCCGGTGCCGTGCCGCTGAGGTAGGCGACGATGCCCTGGACCACGGCCTGCGCGTACTTGGCTCGGCCCTCGGGGCTCGTCATCATCGCCGCGTCCTGGGCGTTCTTCATGTTGCCGAGTTCGACGAGCACCTTGGGGTGCTGGGCCAGGTTGAGGCCGGCCAGGTCGGAACGTCCGTAGAGGCCGCCGGTGCCGATGTACGTCGAGGGCGTCAGGCCCGCGGCCTGCAGGCTGTCGCGCATGGTCTTGGCAAAGCGCAGCGTCGGCTCGCCCTGCACGGCGTTGACCGGAGGGCTCGAGTAGTTGACGTGGAAGCCGTGGCCGCTGGCGGGGCCGCCGTCGGCGTGGATGCTGACCACCGCGTCCGGGTTGTAGCCGTTCTCGATTTCGGCACGCTTGTCGATGCACGGTCCGAGCTTGTCGTCATCGCCACGGGTCATGGCGGTGCGGACGCCGAGCTGGGTCAGCTGCTGGCGGATGAGCAGCACGGTGTTCCAGGCGAAGGTGTGTTCCGGGTATCCGCCGTCGGTGACGGTACCGCTGGTCTGACAGCTCTTGGTGCCGCCTCGGCCGTCGGGCACCTGGTTGTTGATCGAACTGTCGTTGGCGCCGTTGTGCCCGGGATCCAGCACGACGATGCGTCCGGCGATGCCGGGGGCCGCGGCGGCGGTGACGGTGGTGGGGGCCGACGGCACGCCGATGGGCAGCACCGTGACCGATGCCGCCGTCAGTAGGGCCGTCCCAGCCATGGCCATGGCACGGCGGCGCGGGACGGGCCGCGACAGATGCTGGCCGAAACTCACTCGCACCTGGCCACGGTAGCCCGGACGGCGGCTACCCTTGTTGACGACCCGCCGAGGCCCGGCGAGCGTGACCAAGTTGATACCCGGTCGCTTCGAGCGAGAAGGAGAGTCCATGCAACCCGGAGGCGCCCCGGATATGTCGGCCCTGCTCGCGCAGGCACAGCAGATGCAGCAGCAGCTGATGGCTGCTCAGGCGCAGATAGCGGCAGCGGAGGTCACCGGTGAGTCCGGTGGCGGCTTGGTGCGCATCACCGGCAAGGGCAGTGGCGAAGTGACCAACGTGCAGATCGACCCGAAGATCGTCGATCCAGAAGATGTCGAGACGCTGCAGGACCTGATCATCGGCGCGTTTGCCGATCTGACGTCGAAGACAC
The nucleotide sequence above comes from Mycobacteroides saopaulense. Encoded proteins:
- a CDS encoding Rv3717 family N-acetylmuramoyl-L-alanine amidase translates to MLPIGVPSAPTTVTAAAAPGIAGRIVVLDPGHNGANDSSINNQVPDGRGGTKSCQTSGTVTDGGYPEHTFAWNTVLLIRQQLTQLGVRTAMTRGDDDKLGPCIDKRAEIENGYNPDAVVSIHADGGPASGHGFHVNYSSPPVNAVQGEPTLRFAKTMRDSLQAAGLTPSTYIGTGGLYGRSDLAGLNLAQHPKVLVELGNMKNAQDAAMMTSPEGRAKYAQAVVQGIVAYLSGTAPAPGVDPAAAPAPGG
- a CDS encoding YbaB/EbfC family nucleoid-associated protein — translated: MQPGGAPDMSALLAQAQQMQQQLMAAQAQIAAAEVTGESGGGLVRITGKGSGEVTNVQIDPKIVDPEDVETLQDLIIGAFADLTSKTQELASQRLGPLAGGLGDLGGGLGLPGV
- a CDS encoding acyl-CoA dehydrogenase family protein; this encodes MTSSTAVQTDAVQRARELAPAIGARALEAERLRRMPDETIAELSRSGLFSLMAPRRYGGDEASLETLVGAVIEVGKVCGSTAWTFCIYGIHNWLAGLFPEKLQDEMFGSVPAGSPLLFPGSWSPSGVATPVDGGYKISGRWQFGSGVWHSSWASVAAIVQHEEPPKYPDLRTFMIPRSDLEVIDTWFTSGLRGTGSMDIAVDDVFVPEHRVQEFGPLARGQSPSAELHGAAIYRIPLFCALSNVAAAPAVGMALGTVELFTEKIKTRVMRYSMQEQSKLATAHRRMGHVAAQAESARALLLKTVRDVEDKLRSGEGLTTEDRVAVRRNCAYVVEVCKQAIAEAVEASGASAQYEDSPLQRHLRDVNTLSTHVVYDTDSAYELFGRVALGLPPGSVAF
- a CDS encoding enoyl-CoA hydratase/isomerase family protein; amino-acid sequence: MSTDVPELAGLRCERDDRVVTVLIDHGPLNLLDGPLMSSLSRLARWLADRDDVTVVLFGSANPEFFIAHLNVEILQTDSARTAESVESFQRLVGRFRALRQATIALVEGRVAGGGSEFLLNLDMRFAVRGRAIFNQVETGLGIVPAGSGPQHLVQSMGRARALEVILGHDDFGADLAERYGWVNRALDPDEGWRFVNRLARRIAVNPLALIAGAKSTVDAQATDLEPGLAAERAAIVEAFADEHSTHRIARFLRHGGQTVEGERSLGDLVGDP
- a CDS encoding SRPBCC family protein; amino-acid sequence: MGQVSASSSVLIDAAPEAVLAAVADYQNVRPKILSGHYRDYQVLEGGQGEGTVASWKLQATESRVRDIKSTVSVAGHTVIEKDANSTLVTSWTVAPAGTGSTVTTKTAWTGGGGIKGFFERTFAPLGLKKIQAEVLANLKKTVEGSAA